In Deinococcus psychrotolerans, a genomic segment contains:
- a CDS encoding barstar family protein gives MSIFELPPEGIQPAPAEPRMVAAGAQVRLREVNLGKVSDKDDLMLAFTNDLTLTPNFGRNWDALYDVLSDPEQVPDRLALVLCSYPDFERQHPKLAAQLTTVLLDAQTALAAQGRALWLLSDVPESEG, from the coding sequence ATGAGTATTTTCGAGTTGCCGCCCGAAGGAATCCAGCCCGCGCCCGCCGAGCCGCGTATGGTGGCGGCGGGCGCACAAGTCCGGCTGCGCGAAGTGAACCTCGGCAAAGTCTCGGACAAAGACGACTTGATGCTGGCTTTTACCAACGACTTGACCCTGACTCCCAATTTTGGCCGCAACTGGGACGCCCTCTACGACGTGCTGAGCGACCCTGAACAAGTCCCCGATCGCTTGGCGCTGGTGCTGTGTAGTTATCCCGATTTTGAGCGTCAACACCCCAAACTTGCCGCGCAGCTCACAACCGTGCTGCTGGACGCCCAAACGGCGCTGGCGGCGCAGGGAAGAGCGCTGTGGCTGCTCTCGGACGTGCCGGAAAGCGAAGGGTAA
- a CDS encoding DUF4388 domain-containing protein, with product MLRGSLSEFPLLNVLQMLTNSGASGKLHVSHLRGGDLWLQGGEVVHASALLREGDDALDLLSSVGGGDFTFEPGQTAPKQTVETRRTALLRQLSVSSDAWQELLRLFPHWDRPLTFTSRWTDQQPVTRAQFRTLNLVGRVPLGDLVAQSDLSPRATLEVLRPFIQSGLVDSGAQL from the coding sequence ATGTTGCGGGGCAGTCTTTCTGAATTTCCTCTTCTGAACGTGTTACAGATGTTGACCAACAGTGGAGCGAGCGGCAAACTTCACGTCTCTCATCTGCGCGGCGGCGATTTGTGGTTGCAAGGCGGCGAAGTGGTGCACGCCTCGGCGCTGCTGCGTGAGGGCGACGACGCCCTTGATCTGCTGTCCTCGGTGGGCGGCGGCGATTTCACCTTTGAACCGGGCCAAACCGCGCCCAAGCAGACCGTCGAAACCCGCCGCACCGCTTTGCTGCGCCAGCTCAGTGTCAGCAGCGACGCTTGGCAAGAGTTGCTGCGCCTCTTTCCGCACTGGGACAGGCCGCTGACCTTTACCTCGCGCTGGACGGATCAGCAACCGGTGACCCGCGCCCAATTCCGCACCCTCAACTTGGTGGGCCGGGTGCCGCTGGGCGACTTGGTGGCCCAAAGCGACCTCTCTCCCCGCGCCACTTTAGAAGTGCTGCGCCCCTTTATCCAGTCGGGCTTGGTGGATTCGGGAGCGCAGCTTTAG